The following are encoded in a window of Callithrix jacchus isolate 240 chromosome 9, calJac240_pri, whole genome shotgun sequence genomic DNA:
- the CMKLR1 gene encoding chemerin-like receptor 1, whose product MEYEDYNTSFSYDDEYPDYLDTIFFLEESAPLGARVTRIAMVVVYIIICFLGILGNGLVIIIATFKMKKTVNTVWFLNLAVADFLFNIFLPIYITYVAMDYHWVFGTAMCKISNFLLIHNMFTSVFLLTMISFDRCISVLLPVWSQNHRSVRLAYVACMVIWVLAFFLSSPSLVFRDTADNHGKIACFNNFSMSAAGSSLWSAQPQVNRVGYNWHLVVTMTRFLFGFLVPVLIITVCYLTIVCKLRRNRMAKTKKPFKIIVTIIITFFFCWCPYHTLNLLELHHISIPTSVFTLGFPLATGFAIANSCINPILYVFMGQDFKKFKVALFSRLDNALSEDTAHSSYLSHRSFTKMSSMNERTSVNERETSML is encoded by the coding sequence ATGGAGTATGAAGATTATAACACCTCCTTCAGTTATGATGATGAATACCCTGATTATTtagacaccattttttttttggaggagtcAGCCCCCTTGGGAGCCAGGGTGACCAGGATCGCCATGGTGGTGGTCTACATCATCATCTGCTTCCTTGGGATCCTGGGCAATGGTCTGGTGATTATCATTGCCACCTTCAAGATGAAGAAGACGGTGAACACGGTCTGGTTCCTTAACCTGGCAGTGGCAGATTTCCTGTTCAACATCTTCCTCCCGATCTATATCACCTATGTCGCCATGGACTACCACTGGGTTTTTGGGACGGCCATGTGCAAGATCAGCAACTTCCTTCTCATCCACAACATGTTCACCAGTGTCTTCCTGCTGACCATGATCAGCTTCGACCGCTGCATCTCTGTGCTCCTCCCTGTGTGGTCTCAGAACCACCGCAGCGTTCGCCTGGCTTACGTGGCCTGCATGGTCATCTGGgtcctggctttcttcttgagttcCCCATCTCTTGTCTTCCGGGACACGGCTGACAATCATGGGAAAATAGCCTGCTTCAACAACTTCAGCATGTCCGCAGCTGGGTCTTCCTTGTGGTCTGCTCAACCCCAGGTGAACCGTGTGGGGTACAACTGGCACCTGGTGGTGACCATGACCCGCTTCCTCTTCGGCTTTCTGGTCCCAGTCCTCATCATTACAGTTTGCTACCTCACCATTGTCTGCAAACTGCGGCGCAACCGCATGGCCAAGACCAAGAAGCCCTTCAAGATCATTGTGACCATCATCATTACCTTCTTCTTCTGCTGGTGCCCCTACCACACACTCAACCTCCTGGAGCTCCACCACATTTCCATCCCTACCTCTGTCTTCACCCTGGGTTTTCCTCTGGCCACTGGCTTCGCCATTGCCAACAGCTGTATAAACCCCATTTTGTACGTTTTCATGGGTCAGGACTTCAAGAAGTTCAAGGTGGCCCTCTTCTCCCGCCTGGACAATGCTCTAAGTGAAGACACAGCCCACTCTTCCTACCTCAGCCATAGAAGCTTTACCAAGATGTCATCAATGAATGAGAGGACTTCAGTGAATGAGAGGGAGACTAGCATGCTATGA